One Oryza glaberrima chromosome 11, OglaRS2, whole genome shotgun sequence genomic region harbors:
- the LOC127755431 gene encoding UDP-glycosyltransferase 72B3-like gives MENGKCNGSSASAAAMHVAMLVTPGMGHLIPLAELAKRLAARHGVTSTLLTFASTASATQREFLASLPPAIESVSLPPVDLSDLPADAAIETLMSEECVRLVPALTRILSGIRERRRLVAFVADLFGADSFDAARDAGVPRRYLFFPTNLHALTLLLHLPDLDVSIPGEFRDLDEPVRLPGCVPIPGKDILMPLQDKSRACYRWMVHHGARYRDADAILVNSFDAVEPDAAKVLRHPKPGVPPVFPIGPLIQTHCAGDDDAAAPPSPRAACLDWLDRQPDRSVIFVSFGSGGALPTEHMRELALGLELSGQRFLWVVRSPSDEGEVSANYYDAETKKNPFGYLPEGFVERTKEVGLLVPSWAPQTKVLAHRATGGFLTHCGWNSVLESLVHGVPMVAWPLFAEQRQNAVMLTEGAGAAIRVPESKGKEKIAAVVREMMVGEGRGAAVRAKVAELQKMATDGLRDGGAATSALDEVVDKWTGGDN, from the coding sequence ATGGAGAACGGCAAGTGCAAcgggtcgtcggcgtcggcggcggcgatgcacgTGGCGATGCTGGTGACGCCGGGGATGGGGCACCTGATCCCGCTGGCCGAGCTGGCGAAGCGGCTGGCGGCGAGGCACGGCGTGACGTCGACGCTGCTCACGTTCGCCtccacggcgtcggcgacgcAGCGGGAGTTCCTggcgtcgctgccgccggcgatcgAGTCGGTGTCGCTGCCCCCCGTCGACCTCTCCGAcctccccgccgacgccgccatcgaGACGCTCATGTCGGAGGAGTGCGTCCGGCTGGTCCCGGCTCTCACGCGGATCCTGTCCGGGAtcagggagaggcggcggctggtggcgtTCGTCGCCGACCTGTTCGGCGCGGACTCGTTCGAcgccgcgcgcgacgccggcgTGCCCAGGAGGTACCTCTTCTTCCCCACCAACCTCCACGCGCTCACgctgctcctccacctccccgaCCTCGACGTCTCCATCCCCGGCGAGTTCCGCGACCTCGACGAGCCCGTCAGGCTCCCCGGCTGCGTGCCCATCCCGGGGAAGGACATCCTCATGCCGCTCCAGGACAAGTCCAGGGCGTGCTACAGGTGGATGGTGCACCACGGCGCGCGCTaccgcgacgccgacgccatccTCGTCAACTCGTTCGACGCCGTCGAGCCCGACGCCGCCAAGGTGCTCCGCCACCCGAAGCCCGGCGTCCCGCCGGTGTTCCCCATCGGGCCACTGATACAGACGCactgcgccggcgacgacgacgccgcggcgccgccctcgccgcgcgccgcgtgcCTCGACTGGCTCGACCGGCAGCCGGACAGGTCGGTCATCTTCGTCTCCTTTGGCTCCGGCGGCGCGCTGCCGACGGAGCACATGCGCGAGCTCGCGCTCGGGCTCGAGCTCAGCGGGCAGCGATTCCTGTGGGTGGTGCGGAGCCCGAGCGACGAGGGCGAGGTGAGCGCCAACTACTATGACGCTGAGACGAAGAAGAACCCCTTCGGGTACCTCCCCGAGGGGTTCGTCGAGAGGACGAAGGAGGTGGGCCTGCTGGTGCCCTCGTGGGCCCCGCAGACGAAGGTGCTGGCCCACCGGGCCACGGGAGGGTTCCtgacgcactgcgggtggaactcggtGCTCGAGAGCCTCGTGCACGGGGTGCCCATGGTGGCCTGGCCGCTCTTCGCCGAGCAGCGGCAGAACGCCGTCATGCTGACGGAGGGGGCCGGGGCCGCGATACGGGTGCCCGAGTCCAAGGGGAAGGAGAAGATCGCGGCGGTCGTCAGGGAGATGATGGTAGGGGAAGGGAGGGGCGCCGCGGTGCGTGCTAAGGTAGCCGAGCTACAGAAGATGGCGACGGATGGCCTCCGAGACGGTGGCGCCGCCACGTCAGCGCTCGATGAGGTGGTGGACAAGTGGACAGGAGGGGATAACTAG